Proteins encoded within one genomic window of Ranitomeya variabilis isolate aRanVar5 chromosome 4, aRanVar5.hap1, whole genome shotgun sequence:
- the LOC143766895 gene encoding uncharacterized protein LOC143766895 → MEDDCTRRSEGQLTSSMFKSDNLEILQDTTKVIAVTPDISTSIHGKDLSSDPMKQVPSSDSLLTTKENQSHKRGIKKQTAPKAKKSFSCSECGKCFNQKSGLVNHHRIHTGEKPFSCSECGNCFNQKGSLVIHQRTHTEEMPFSCSECGKCFKHKSELVNHHRTHTGEKPFSCSECGKCFNQKGSLVSHQRTHTGEKPFSCSECGKCFSHRGHLVSHQRTHTGEMPFSCSECGKCFIQKGSLVSHQRTPTGENTFSCPECGKCFNWKCLLVSHQKKAHTDEKKLFSCSECGKCFKQKGNLVIHQRTHTGEKPFSCSECGKCFSHKSELVNHRRIHTGEKPFSCSECGKCFRQKGHLVIHQRTHTGEKPFSFS, encoded by the coding sequence atgactgtaccaggagatcagagggacagctgacatcttcaatgtttaaatctgataaccttgagatcctacaagatacaactaaagtgattgctgttactccagatatatcgACATCCATTCACGGCAAAGATCTGTCAtccgatcctatgaaacaggtcccatcttctgattcattactgactactaaggaaaatcaaagtcacaaaagaggcattaaaaaacaaactgctcctaaagcaaagaagtcattttcatgttcagaatgtgggaaatgttttaaccagaaatcaggtttggttaatcaccatagaattcacacaggggagaagcctttttcctgttcagaatgtgggaactgttttaaccagaaagggagtctagttattcaccagagaactcatacagaggagatgcctttttcctgttcagaatgtgggaaatgttttaaacataaATCAGagttggttaatcaccatagaactcacacaggggagaagcctttttcctgttcagaatgtgggaaatgttttaaccagaaagggagtctagttagtcaccagagaactcatacaggggagaagcctttttcctgttcagaatgtgggaaatgttttagccatagAGGGcatctagttagtcaccagagaactcatacaggggagatgccgttttcctgttcagaatgtgggaaatgttttatccagaaagggagtctagttagtcaccagagaactcccaCAGGGGAGAATactttttcatgtccagaatgtgggaaatgttttaactggaaatgccttcttgttagtcaccagaagaaagctcaCACAGATGAGAAGAagcttttttcctgttcagaatgtgggaaatgttttaaacagaaagggAATCTAgttattcaccagagaactcacacaggggagaagcctttttcttgttcagaatgtgggaaatgttttagccataaaTCGGAGTTGGTTAATCAccgtagaattcacacaggggagaagcctttttcctgttcagaatgtgggaaatgttttagacagAAAGGGCATCTAgttattcaccagagaactcatacaggggagaagcctttttcgttttcttaa